tgtagatctcctaccattgtaaccgactctatgtaaccctagccctctccgatgtctatataaaccggagagttttagtccgtaggacacacaacaatcataccataggctaacttctagggtttagcctctctgatctcgtggtagatcaactcttgtactacccatatcatcaatattaatcaagcaggagtagggttttacctccatcgagagggcccgaacctgggtaaaaacatcgtgtcccttgtctcctgttaccatccgcctagacgcacagttcgggaccccctacccgagatccgccagttttgacatcgacagtgcCCCTTAATGTGGACAATGAGGAGGCCACTAGACTTGTTGCTGTGTTTGGTTGCTCTTTGGGGACGTTTCCATTTACTTACTTAGGCCTTCCTATGGGAACTACCAAGCCTAGGATTATTGATCTCATGCCACTGGTGGACAGGTTGGAACGAAGGCTTTCTGCTAGCTCTGCCATGCCGAACCAGGGCTCACGGCTCCAGTTGCTTACCTCTGTTTTGTCCTCTATGCCCATTTATTTCCTATGCACTTTGGACATCCCAATTGGCATCATTAAGCAGCTGGAGAGAATTGAAAGGCAATGCCTCTGGCGTGGTAATTCTGACACTCCTAAGCAGTCACTTGCGGCATGGGACTTGGTTTGCAGGCCCAAGGATAAAGGTGGGCTTGGCATAATCAACCTACACCTGCAGAATCAAGGATTTCTCATTAAGCATCTTCATAAATTTTACAACAAGGCAGACATCCCTTGGGTCTCTCTTATCTGGAGTACTTATTATGATGGTATTGCACCCCATGCCATAGTGTTGTGTGGCTCTTTCTGGTGGAAGGATATGTTCAAGTTGGTTGATTCCTACAGAGCAATCTCTACAGCCACTGTGAATCAGGGTGATTCTATCTTGTTCTGGTCTGATAGTTGGATATTGCACAACTCAAACAGACCACTTCGGGACCGCTTGCCTCACTGGTTCTCCTTTGTCAAGGATGATAAGATCTCTGCCATGGATTTTTTGGATTCTGAGGATGTGTCTTCAATGTTTCATTTACCTATTTCAAACTCAGCAGCTACAGAACTTGAGCACCTCCTTCATTGGGTAACTTTGCTGCAAAGAGATGCTGCTGCTCCTGATGTGTGGTCTTGGCCTTCTAAATCTGGTTATTCTGCTAAGAGCTTCTACACCATCATGTACACACACCTTCCAACAATTGCTCCTTGTGTTTGGCTTTGGAGATGTTCATGCACGATGAAAATCAAGGTTTTTGGTTGGGTTCTCTTCTTTGATCGCCTGAACACTTGGGACCTCCTACTCTGAAGACATTGGCGGACTGACCAAGATGAAAATTTCTGTGTTCTTTGTCCTACCCGTTTGCATGAAGACAGGTTTCATCTTTTCTTCACCTGCAATTTCAGTCAACGAGTATGGTCTTCTCTACAGATTGACTGGTTGGGGGGACAGGATGTGACCTCCTGTTTATTGCATGCCAAGAAGAATTTTGGGCACCCTTTTTTCTTTGAGGTTATGCTAACTGTGGCCTGGTGCATTTGGACTACAAGGAATGGGAAGATTTTAGATCAGAGAGGGCTTCGTTTGGCGTCTGGAGATGTAAATTTGTACATGATATCAACTTGTTGTACCATAGAGTGAGGGAGAGTGTTAAACCTGCTTTCTTATCTTGGGTTAATAATCTTCCTTAGATAGTTGTATATTGTAACATAGGTAAGTAGGTAAGCTTTTCTCCTACTTACCCCCTTTTTTCTTATTTAGTTTGTAATTAGGTGGACCTCTATTTTTTTACTGAAATAAAAGACTGTGGAGCTGTTGCTTCACAGTAAATAGTCAAAAAAACTGGGCATGAAGGGACCAAAGCCTTTGTGGTTGGTGAACCAAATCAGGCATCATCATGGTCTTGTTCTGGCCTCCAGCGGAGCCCTTGATTCGAGCAAGAAGCTCCTGGGATATCACCCGCTCTCTTCTGAGAGGAGCCAACCTCCAAATTTAACTTTTGCCCCTTATTTCCTATACCCCAGTCTGAACCCCATTAACACTTGAACCTTGTCCACCATAGTCCTAAGAATTGTGACTTTTATTCATCTCAACACCATAGTTCCCCTAATGAAAACCGCTGAAATTATTGTTCCAAGATCTATCACCACCATGAGATTGCAAATCTCTCTTAAATAACTCACCCTGGCTTATTCTCCTATATTGGTAATTGTCTCTTCCACCCCTATTGAATCTACCCTTTCCCCGGCCACCTTCATAGTGTCCGACCATCTCCACCTTCATAGTGTCCAGCCATCTCCATCTCTTCCTCTTCTGGCAAATGGGTAGGGAACTGTAGACCAGGTTCAAAGGGGTGACAGACATCACCTCTGTGCTGAGGGGCTAGGCCATCTAAACACCAAAAGGCCCCTGGAAAGCATACTTTTATGGATCCCACGTGCCACCTGGATCAAACATAGAACGACCATTTGGCCCAAAGGCACTATCAACCGCCATGGGTTCAAAGCCGCACCTTTGATCATTCAGCTCCAACCTACCAGAATCGATAAAATTAACCTCAGACCAAGCATGTGCTTGGACCAAAAGGCAAGGATAGTAGATAAATTGTTTCTCGCAAAAAATCTCGAACTAGCACACCATTAAAAACTAATTAGCGACATAGATCATCAATAATAGCTGAATTATTCTCGGCTAAATTCATGTCATCGGAGGATGCAAGAGTACCAATCCCACTTCGCCCCTCATTTGGTAAGACATATTCACTACAATCCTCAACAGCAAGAGAATCAAAATCTAAGATTTTTCCTAGCTCATGATTTACCCGTCCTTACCTAGAATTATTAACCACAATTCTCACTCCAATCAATCATGAAGGAGAATGCAAGTATTTTGAAGGAAAACACGACTTACTTAGGTTTAACGAGTCCCCACCCTCCTCGTTGAAACCCTCTCCGGCCAGCCAGAAGCGGTTACCGCCCGGGGAGACCCCTACCCCGCCGCCACGGAGCGAGCGAGGCTGACCAGCTGCACAGATCGGCAAAGAAACTGCAAAGAGTGTTGTGGCATGTGCACAACTTCCCTGACCCCCCCTATTTCGCCGCACCTTGACCTCATTGTCTTCGATCAAGATCAGTGCCTCTGGGAGCCCGTTGGCGACAACGCCATCACCATCGCGACTGCATCCTATTCTGAGCCAGGAAGGTGTTGTATCCATGAGCGAAAGGCAGCCTACCTCGACCTTTGAGCCAAATCTGCCGATTTAGCCTCCTCCATGACCCAGAGGATGGACTCGATAGGGGAACAACGCCCTTTTGCCAAATAGCCACTTCTCCCCCTCCATGTTCACCACCCTTGAGATATACAGTGCCTTCCTCCACATCTCCCGCAAGTTCGTGAACCACAAACTGATCTCAAGGAGCCTCGCCAGTTTCAGTGGGTCCCGCCCACGATCTTCGCCGTACGCGCTCCCCACTCTGTAATCGCAATCCGGATGGAACGGAGATCTACACCGATTGCAGGAATTAGCATTGGATTCACAGTGAGAGCCGATAAGAGGGAGCAAGGGATGTGGCAACCGCTATCAAGAGAGGAGAAAGAGCTCGGAGTAGGCAGAGGGTGGGGGTTGGGTTAGTTATGGCAAGATGGGGAATGGTGCCTTTTCGCCTCCCACACTTCCAGGGTACCGCTCCAATTCCATACACGGGGTTTCTTAGCTCGAGCTGACATGGGCCTGGGTGAACTGTAAACTCCAAAAAAATAGTACTTTTTTGAAAAATCTTTTTTTACAAGAAACATTGATGTTCTTTCTATCCGTGCATATTTTCACGATGGAAACATGTGTGTGAAGAAAAAACAAAATGGATGCTCCAAAAAGAGTGTTTTTTGAAGCATTTTGTAGCATCGATTTTTTTGCCCATACCTCCACTGCCGCGGAAGTTTGCACACGTGTAGAAGAAAAATCAATGTTTCTTGCCAAAATAATCAgaactttttattatttttttggaatttactgTTCACTCGAGCTCACAATAACACTTTCGTCCACTTCCTCCCTATTCCACCAAAACGTATGTGCAAGTATTTGCCTGACCCAAGGAACACTAGAAAGTCTTACGTACTCCCTTGTTTCTTTTTGGTTTGCATAtacggtttggtcaaagtcaaactttataaaatttGAGTAGCTTTCTAGAAAAAGATATCAACATTCAAACTATGAAATCCATATTATTAGATGCATGATGTAATTAATTTTCATAACATATAACTTTTGTattatagatgttgatatttttttctataaagttagtcaaactttacaatgTTTGACTTTGACcttatcttatatgcagactaaaaggaaacggagggagtattttcaaACAAAACAAATGGGCGACGGATTATAAACCGAACATTGGTCCGGTACAGTGCTACATAGTCAACCCGCAAAAAGAATAACAGTGCTACAGTAAGTGCGAGTCGCGCATGGATCGATCTGCAGATCGCATCTGGAAATTATTAACCTGGTCTGGTCCCGGCCGGCCGGACTGTGCACAGACAAGGCAACGAACAGATAATAGTTTCCCCGGTAATCGCAGATAAGCTACGGCTAGTTTTCCAGATTATTTAAGTCTTGAGATATAATCACAACACACCCATTGTTTCTCGCCCAACTATCGCTGTGCGGCTCCAGAAGGTATTATTGCTCTTCTCACGATGATCATGCTCAGGCTTGATCTGGCTTCTTCTTCTTGCTGATGTCCTCGGCTATGGACTCGGCGTCCTCACAGCTCCCGTAGAGGCCCCTCCTCACCATCCCCGCGCAGTAGAGGCCGTTCTCCCCCTTCCAGTGCTCCGGGAAGCTCCGCCGCGCCATCCCGTCCTCGCCTATCAGCCCATCGTCACTCTGAGAGAACAAAAGGAAAACATAGAGATGATCAGGCCGGCCGGATCATCAGCGAGTTTGCGTCCCGAATCCCCACGTTGTGCATATATGTAGTACAGATCGACATGTCTATTTTCAGGCGTGCACTTTTCAGGATGCGTAGCAAGTACGGTGCATTAACGCACGCGTGCATGTTCCGAAAAGACGAGACCAGGAACCGAACTGTGAGTTTTGCTTCTTGCCAAAGTCTCGTCTCTCGTCTCCAAAGGGACATGCATGCACGAGCCTCTTCTCTTATTTTTTATCAACACAAAGATGGACAAATTATGAATCATGATGTAACGCTCCCTGTGCGACCAAGTTGGTGTGCAGTGATGTTCTATATACATGTGGCAGCAGAGAACGAGAGCTGGATGCATGGACGGATGCGTCTGCAATGGACGTAATGAACTTACCTTGAGCCACTTCTTGGTTGTGCTCCGGTAGCCGGTGGCGAAGACGATGGCATCGAACGGGTGCCGCTTGCCGTCTGCAAACTCCACGACGTTCCCATGCACAGCCTTCATCGCCGGCAGGACCTGCACGTGTTCACATCCGTTTGAATGCAATTTATAATCCTTTACCCGTTCAGCTTGAAGTTAAGGGAGTGGGCTTTCTAAATCCGCAGCAGGTATTCCTCTATCTAGAGTTCTAGAATCCATTTTTTTGCATCATGGTTTATAAACAAAACCATATATAAACTTGAAACTTTTCCAAATCAACAAAAAACCTAGAATTCCTCGCAAAAAGAAAAAACCGCAAAAACAACAGAACTTTCGTGTATAGAAAAGATTTCAGTTTTTTCGGTGGAGCTACAGACATAGAATAAGATTTTATGTTCAATAAGCTAGATCATTTTAAGCATTGATATTGCACAAAACTCAAAAATATTTTTGTACACATTTCGGTTATAATGTCTTGTTGACCAGAAAAGATTTAAGTTTATAAGGTTGAGAAAAAAAAGAGGGAATCATATATCCTATGTTTTCAattcctaagagcatctccaacaagcgcACAAAAAGTCTACGCCCAATAAACATTATAGCGCGCCACTGTAGCGCTTTTAAGGCGCTCGGACCAACTTTGCTTTAGCAGGTGCCCAAAAACGCACGCCCAAAAAACAGATAGTGCAAATTGTGAAGCGCGCGCAATCCGGCGCCTCAAATATGCTGCGCGCGATAGCGTTTTTCAGCGCGCTCCCAAAAGCTTTTTGCGCTACAGCTTCTGCTGGAGCTGTCCGGCGCCCAAAAAAACAAACTTTTAGTGCGCGGAGCTCTTTTtgtgcgcctgttggagatgctctaaatatCTACAACTGACTATCTATTTTTCTAGCCATGCAACCATACCACATAAACAAGTTATGCAGCAAGTCATAAattacaattttttttcattactctATGCATGCAACATTCCCACATCATAAATTCATGCATGTTAATTATTCAAAGGTTATTTTTGCATCAGATTTTGTATTGACATTCGTGGTATTatgagaaaaaatgaaaaaaaaaagcggAGCTATATTCAAAAACACTGTTTGCGTGAATAGTAAAGTCTCGATTATATTTTtttcactaaaaataccatgggtgtAATTACTTCATGAAATTTCTCACGTGTGTACAGTGGTGACTTGCAGCataattgatttgatgccaaaaattggcatgccaATGTTTGGCATTGTGCCAAATATTGGCTACTACTTGATTGGTTACCGAGTTGTCTTGTCTATCTCACATAAAGTTGCCAATAGTAGGCAAGACTTGgtattgccaatatttggcaatTTGAACATTTGGCTAGCCAAATATTGGCAGAAAACCAATAATGCTCTAAGTTTGATACCCCAAATTTTAGTAATTTTAGATTTTTTTCTTGTATTTTTAAATTTTTACTATTCATGTCTGTCCGCATCTAACTATGTTCACATGTGTATTTCCCCTGTTGTAGCCATCCACATTATGTAATATGTTTGTTGATGACTTTGAATTCATTGCTTCCATTAACTTTAACAAAAATGATTGCATGTATCACAATAAGTGCTTCAACctgattttcaacaaaaataaaataaaatgcaacATCCATTAATTTTCACTCACCTGGATCTCGCCGGTCTTGATCTTGGCATAGGTGCCGACGTCAACGACAGGGTAGGCTGGGGTGTGGATCTTCATGGAGAAGGGCCCAATGGCGGGCCGGCGGAGGCCGTAGCGGGAGGTGTCCCCGAACACGACGCTGCACATGAGCAGCACGATCCTGTCAATCAGCCACAGCGGCAGGTACCTGTATAGCGTCATCGCCACGTTCCAGATCTCCTTGGTCACAAGGTGGAGctgcatgcaaaacagataattaATTTATTAATTTAAGGGAGACACGGCGAATTAAGTATGCAACTGCTGCAGTGCGTTTCAGTAAATTATTTAGCTGGCTGAGGACAAAACGACAATGGTCCATCACTGGAATTAAAGAAGGCCATATAAATTATCGGGttaaactactactccctccgtttcctccATGTAAGTCTTTtaaacggagcaaaatgagtgaacttcGTCTATATGCATCCGAATGTAGGCTCTATAGTAAAATCtttaaaatgacttatacttaggaacgaagggagtactaaccAAGTTGCTGATCATGCACGTGAATGGGTGGTTTGCTAACTCCATGTTGTCTTAGATATTCCATATTGCTGATCTCGGTGCATTAGGCATCTAACAAAAATCAAATAATTCCAGAATGCTAAGGCGCAAAACAGTACTAGTTGCATGTATATTAATTAGACCACATCTATTAATTGGaggaccaatgcatgtaatttctGCGGCGCGCTATTGAAATTTCAAGAAGTCTTCTAATTTCTAcggcatgtggtaacatagttagtttctgtaacatcacacatatcaagaaaagatgaaTCTACAACCTAACAAATAAAGTGATGCATAACACTGTGGATGTAGTAATATGAACTAATAACATATGCCACACATGGATGGTAACATACAAGGcttcattaattgagatatagactcattttacctcgaGGTGTGTTATgtcacagtaacatattatgttaccacaagcgtaTCTTTCCTCATTAACTTcatgccacataagcaattttttcttgggatgtgttatgttacttcctaagttactcccactatggctagcctaagttACTtctcactatgactagccttagttGAGAAAGAAATGATGTGATTGGCTTCATCCATGATTCATTTTTTTTCTAGTCCAATCTCTTCGCGCCTAGGTTGGGGTGCACCTTCTAGGATGCCTAatgcacctagacggagggagtactatatatagGCGACGGAGACTGCAATCAATCATCTGCTAAGAGCATCATTAACAGTATTGCCAACAGCTGGCTATATGATATTGCCATATCATATGGATGCACCATTTGTAGTCACTCACACAACAAAGTAAGCTATAAAGCTGGCTATAAgaatactactcccttcgtcccataatgtaagacgtttttttgacTCTAGTATAGTATGAAAAAACCTCTTacaatatggaacggagggagtacttttttcatctcctctctctctttcttcatattttgtTGTATCGGTCTACGAAATCGCATATagttaggctcttgcatgagagctcactctccTCATTTTTTCATTCTCTTTTCTCCACATGATAATACTTGCTCTGAGCGGCCTGCCGACCGCAAGCGAGGAAGCAGGATCCAATGGTGCCATAGGTCAATTTGCCACCGATTGCGGTTGCTAATTACGGAGTGCCGAATATTAGTGTCTACCCCGTGACCCACGTGTGTGTGCATGAGATCTGAGGTTAATTATCCTGCGAATCGCGTTGGCCTGCAGCGATTTGGCATCGATCCGGTCGTTCAGGCTATAAGTGGGAGCAGTACAGGTACATTGATCCAAGGATCAAACGTCAGAAACTACATAGGGTAGTACAATATATTATCTAGCTATATGGGCTCTACGTGCATGAAGTGTCGATCGAGTGGGTACGGTGGCAGGCTGGCAGCAGTCCTACTGTCGCCTTCTTTTTCTTAGAAAAGCCTGAAGGTTCTTGGACGGGGGAGGGCAAACTGACAAGCTGTTGCAGTGCTCTAGGTCGATTTGAGAACGGCCGAATGGTTCGTTCCCGCAGCTAGGTCGATTTGGTGTGGCGTGGTTGCTGCAGTGGTAGCCACGACGATTCAGAAGTTCATAACGGGCACAGCGCCCGATCTGCTAGGTCATGACGTAAAAATAGAGCAGAAATAAGAGCATGCATGCACAAACAGGATCGATCATTCGGAGCCGTCCAACAGCTCAACTCCGACTCGTATATGCAAAAGCGAACACCTGGAGCGCCAAGTTGCCGTGTAGAGCTCGACACCCTATGACTCGCTTGCGTGAGCCGCCACCAGGCGTGCATGCTCGTGCGCGCTGGCACAACGGCACACGTGAAATGATGGGGCATGGTTTGATGTATAACTAGTACTGGCTAGTACTAGTAGAAGTAGTTGATTTAGCTAGCGACCAAATAGGTTTGCTAACCTCCTAAAAAGTTGTTAGATTTTGGCAAGTTTTGCCATCGCCAAATATTGTTAGCAAAACTTTGGTAACAACCGAACAAACCTTGAGTAAGAAACGTTAAGAGCAACTGGCCTTACCGTGGACCCTTAATTAAGAAACATTAAACATGCTATACTTGGCAAAGTAACTGACCTCGCTGCGGATGATGATGGAGGTGGCGGCGCCGGCCTCGGCGAGGTCGTAGGCGATCTCCATGCCGGAGTTGCCGGACCCGACGACGAGCACCGCCTTCCCCTCCATCCCCTTGCCCGTCCGGTACTCGCAGGCGTGCATCACATTCCCGGGGAAGCCGTCCAGCCCCGGCACCTCCGGCAGCACCTTCTCGTCGTTCTCCCCAGCGGCGGCCACCAGGTACCTCGCGGCGTAGCGCTCCACCAGCCCGGTGGCGTGGTCGACGGCCTCGACGACCCACGCGCCCCGCGCCTCGTCGAAGCGGGCCTCGCGGACCTCGCGGCGGAGCCGGACGCGGACGCCGAAGCGGGCCGCGTAGTCGTCGAGGTAGCGCACGAAGTCGTCGCGCGGGAGGTAGGTCAGGGCCGCGGGGCCGTGCGGCGCGTGCGGCAGCGCCGAGTGCTGCTTGGCGAGGTGGAGGCGGATGCGGTCGTAGGTGCGGTTCCGCCACAGCGACCCCACGCAGTCGTCGCGCTCCAGGACGAGGCTCCGCACCCCGCGCAGCGACAGGCACGCGGCGGCCGCCAGGCCCGACGGGCCCGCCCCGACGATGATCACCTCCTcctcgtgctcctcctcctcctgtggttTGTCCCCCTCCGCCGCCTGCGCCATTGGCGTCCCTCGGGGTTCACGCCGGGGTGACAGAGGAGGAGAGAAGGTGAGACGTAGGGCGGCGAGGAGTAGAAGCTAAGCGACGGGTTTTTTGGGGGCTTTATAGGAGGTGGGGTGAGTTGGTGGACGCGTGTCACGGCAGCTGCAAGCAAGGGTGGAGTGCCGTGGAAGGGTCCTCGCGGCGGTGCCGGGGCCCGCGTAACATATTTTTAGAACGCTGGGCATCTGCTAGCAAATACTACTACTAGACAGGCCGCGCCGCTGCGGTCACGGGTCCTCTACGTGCATGGAGTGTCGTCTATGTAATGGGTACAGCTCCTCTACAAAAGGAGAAATGGAATGGGTACAATGGCAGCCATCAGTCGTGAGTTGACATA
Above is a window of Triticum dicoccoides isolate Atlit2015 ecotype Zavitan chromosome 5B, WEW_v2.0, whole genome shotgun sequence DNA encoding:
- the LOC119309536 gene encoding probable indole-3-pyruvate monooxygenase YUCCA11, yielding MAQAAEGDKPQEEEEHEEEVIIVGAGPSGLAAAACLSLRGVRSLVLERDDCVGSLWRNRTYDRIRLHLAKQHSALPHAPHGPAALTYLPRDDFVRYLDDYAARFGVRVRLRREVREARFDEARGAWVVEAVDHATGLVERYAARYLVAAAGENDEKVLPEVPGLDGFPGNVMHACEYRTGKGMEGKAVLVVGSGNSGMEIAYDLAEAGAATSIIIRSELHLVTKEIWNVAMTLYRYLPLWLIDRIVLLMCSVVFGDTSRYGLRRPAIGPFSMKIHTPAYPVVDVGTYAKIKTGEIQVLPAMKAVHGNVVEFADGKRHPFDAIVFATGYRSTTKKWLKSDDGLIGEDGMARRSFPEHWKGENGLYCAGMVRRGLYGSCEDAESIAEDISKKKKPDQA